In the genome of Candidatus Hydrogenedentota bacterium, the window AGGTTTTGGCGCTAGATCGAAACTGCTCAGTCCATTTTTGATCAAATTTGGCGCTACGTCAACAGCTAACTATCTGCTACACAAACAATTGCAAAGAATCGAAAACTGGGGATCACTCAGATTCTAGACTCATGCCATGGACAACCCCGTCTCCCAACCGCTAAAATACGCTCTGTAGTGCGCGGGCCTCTCCCCACACCCCGCTTCCATCGAAAGTACCCCTCCCATGAGTTTCAAACCCCTTATCGAGCAGTGGCCCGCCGAGCGCCTCAAGCCCCTTTATCAGGAAGCCACCCAAGCCGACGTTGAGCGCGCCCTCGTCAAAGATGACCTGGACGTCGCCGATCTCGCCGCGCTCCTGTCCCCGGCGGCCAGGAATTTTCTGGAGCCCATGGCCCGCAAGGCCAACCGCCTCACGCGCTGGCACTTCGGCCGCACGATTTCGCTCTACGCACCCATCTACATCTCCAACCTCTGCGCGGCGGATTGCGTCTACTGCGGCTTCTCCGTGCGCTCGGGCAATAAGGAAAAGCGCGTCACCCTGAAGCCGGCAGAAATCCACAAGGAGTGCGCCGCCCTCGCCGCCATGGGCTATGAGAACATTCTCATCCTCACCGGCGAAGCGCCCAAAGCGGTGGACGTGGAATACATCGCCGAGTCCATCGCCATCGCCCGCGAATATTTCAGCGGAGTCTCCGTGGAGATCTACGCCGTGGACGAGCCGGATTACCAGCGTTTCGTCGAGGCCGGCCTCGAAGGCGTCACGCTCTACATGGAGACCTACCACCGGCCTACCTATGAGCAGGTCCACCTCGAAGGCCAGAAATCGATCTACGATTACCGCCTCGACGCCACCGAGCGCGCTGGCAATGCCGGGGTGCGCAAGCTCAGCATCGGCGCGCTCCTCGGCCTCCACCAGTGGCAGGAAGAGTTGCTCTGGGTCGGCCTCCACGCCCGGCACCTGCAAAAGCAGTGCTGGCAGTCGGCCATCTCCATTTCATTCCCCCGCATTCTCCACATGCCCGAGCGCTTTCAGGTGCGCGACTTCGTGAGCGACGCCGATCTCGTCCAGGGCATGCTCGCCATGCGCCTCTTTCTGCCCGAGGTTGGCTTCAATCTTTCTACCCGCGAAGCTCCGTCCTTCCGCGACAAACTCATCCCTCTCGGCGTCACCCACATGAGCGCCGGATCCAGCACGCGCCCCGGCGGCTACGCCACGCGCGGCGTCGAAGTGCTCGAACAATTCGAGATCGAAGACACCCGCCCCCCCGCGGAAGTGATCGAAGTCATCCGCGCCGCGGGCTACGACCCCGTCTGGAAAGACTTCGACCGCGCCTTTGATCACGCCTAGGGACTGACGCACCCACAGTGCCCCATGGAAAGGGGGTGCCCCCTCAGACCCGATCAGCACGGTGTATTAACGTCAGGACGTCGCCGGGTGTGGCTGTCCCGTCGTGCGCGAGGTCAACCCGGTTGCATCGATCGCAACTTCAACAGGCGACACGTCGTCTGCTTGCGTGACGATAGGTATCGTGGTCACCTCCCCCGACAACGGGACAGCCACACCCTGCGACATCACGTTCACGCATTCGAGTAATGGATTGATTGTGGCCAACGAAGGTCTTCAGCTTTACCGTGGGTGCGTCAGTCCCTACGACGCATCATCCACCAGCCGCTTCGGCCCCTGCTCCACGCCCTCCAGTTCCGGGATATCCCCGCCCTTCGCCGCGCCGAGTTCCTTGAACTTCCGCGCACTTACCAGCACCCGGCTTTCGAAGGCGCCCGCCGCCTTGTTGTAGGCGTTGTTAGCACGATCCAGGCCCTTGCGCAGCTCGTGAAAATGCTCCGTCAGCGTGCGGAGACGCTCATAAAGCTGCTGACCCAGTTCGCTGATGGCCTGGGCATTCTCCGCGAGCTGTTCCTGACGCCAGCCAAAGGCCACGGCCTGCAACAGCGCGATCAGCGTCGTGGGTGTCGCGATGATCACCTTGTGCGCCACGCCCCGCTCGATCAAATCGGGCTGCTGCTCCAGCGCCGCGCCGAAGAAGTGTTCGCCGGGCAAAAAGAGCACCACAAACTCCGGCGACTGCTCGAACTGGCTCCAGTAGGCCTTCGCGCCCAACTGCTGCACGTGCGCGGCCACATGGCGCGCGTGCTCCTTCACGCAGAGCGCGCGTCCCGCCTCGTCGGCCATCTCAAGACCGTCCAGATAGGCCTTCAGCGGTACCTTCGCGTCCACCACGATCCGCTTGTTGTTCGGCAGCTTGATCACCATGTCCGGACGTTGCCGCCCCTGCTCCGTGCCCTGGCTTTCCTGCTCCACGAAGTCGCACCACGCCACCATGCCCGCCATCTCCACCACGCGCTTGAGCTGGATCTCGCCCCAGCGTCCCCGCGACTGGGGCGCACGCAGGGCCTTCACCAGATTCGCCGTTTCCGCCTGCAACTGACCGTGGCCCGCCGCCAATACCTTCACCTGCTCCGTCAACTGCGCATAGGCCGAGGCGCGATCTTTTTCCACCGCATTGATCCGCGCGTTGACCTGTTCCAGCGACTCCTTCAGCGGCTTTACCAGATCGCCGATAGCGTTCTGCCGCGTGGTTAAATCGCCCTGGGCTTTCTCCTGAAACTGCGCAAGGTTCTCCCGCGCCAATTGGAGGAACGACTGATTGTTGGTCTTCAACGCTTCCGCCGAGAGCGACGAAAACGCATCACGGAAATGGGACTTCGCCTCTTCCAGCATGGCGAATTTCTCGTCCGCCGCGCGGCGTTCATCGTCCAGCAGCGTGCACAATTCCGAGATGCGCGATTTGTGCGTTGAGTTCTCCTCCCGCAGCATGCGGTATTCCGCTGTGGCATTGGCCAGTTGCGCCTCCAGCTCCGGAACGCGCGTGTTGCGCTCCAGACTCGCCGCCAGCCGCGCCCGGGCCGTCTGCAACGCCTCTTGATACTGCTCCAGCGAGCGCCGCCCCTGTTCCGCGTTGTGCTGCAACTGGCCGAGATACTTCTCCAACTGACGGATGCGTTCTTCCGCCGCGCCCTGCGCCCGATCCTGCTGACCCGACAGCACCGCCTCCCGCGCCTGCGACTGGGCACGCACCAGCAGCCACGCAAAGACACCACCCACCAGCGCGCCACCCGCCACACCCGCAAATAAATGCCACAATTCCATACATCACTCCCGTAACCGATCAACTCCGCGTCATCTTGCGCCATCATAACAATAAACCGATATCGGCTTTGTCTTGAACCACGGAGCCCACGAAGGCACGGAGAAGAGTGGGATAACGAGACACGGTTCTTGAAGAAAAGCATCTATGGATTCGAGCGTTCCACTCTCCATAGTTAACGCTCCGTGCCTCAGTGTGCTCCGTGGTCAAATCTCTTAGCGTCTTCGCGCCTTTGCGTGCAACACATCCCTGTTTCAATTCCGTGAAATTCCGTGCCCTTCCGTGGTTAAAGCCTTTCCATGGTATTCCCCAACCCAAAGATGCTACCCTGCGAAATCACCACACAGGAGCAGGAACCCATGTCCCAACCCACGCGTAGAACCGTCCTGAAGCTCGGCGTCGCGAGCCTTCCCGCCGCCGCATTCCTCGCCCAGCCCAAGGCCCTGGCGGCGCCAACATCGCCTCTTGCAGGCCCGGACGCCATCGAAAAAGCCTCCGTCTGCTTTCGGATCGGACAGCCCATCTGGGCCAACGAAGCACGCTTCAACGAACTCCTCGATCTCTTCGATGCCCATCGCGGCGTGACCGACGAGGTCACCCTTTTCACCTCCGAGACCCATCCGCCCCTGCCGCTTGATGTGATGTTGGCGCGCATGACCGTGCTCCAGGCGCGGATGGTATCGGCCCGCGCGCGGGGCTATCGCTCGGGCGTCAACATTCTCGCGACCATCGGACACCACGAAGAGAATCTGCCCAATTCCCTCCAGGGCGACTTTACCCCGGCCACCGATCCCAACGGCAACGTCTGTCGCGGATCCATCTGCCCCAACGATCCGGCGCTGCATGCGTATGCCGTCAAAGTCTACCAGGCCCTCCCTTCCACACAGCCCGACTACATCTGGATCGACGACGACGTCCGGCTTTTCGGCCATTCTCCCGTTCGGGCCACGTGTTTCTGCGACCGCTGCGTGGGGATATTCTCGAAACAGGTAAGAACGTCCTATACGCGCGACAGCCTCCGCGAAGCCTTCGGCGCGGGCACCTTGGAAGAGCGCCTCCAACTTCGGCGCGCCTTCCTGCAGCACAATCGCGACACGCTGAGCCGGCTGTTTGCCCTCATCGAGGGCACGGTGCACAAGGCCGCGCCGGGCATGCCCCTCGGCTTCATGACCGGCGACCGATTCTACGAAGGCTACGACTTCGACACCTGGGCCGAGGTGCTCGCGGGCCCGAGTCATTCCCCCGTGCTGTGGCGGCCCGGCGGCGGCGCCTATCGCGAAGATCGTCTCGACGACTTCCCCGACAAGGCCCACGCCATGGGACGCCAGGTGGCCCTGCTCCCTCAGCACGTCCGCGTGATCCAATCAGAAGTGGAGAGCTTCCCCTATCAGCGCCTGAAGAAGAGTATCCACACCACGGCCATGGAAGCCGCCGCCTACATCGCAGCAGGCTGCACCGGCACCGCCTTCAACGTGCTATCCATGTACGACGAGCCGCTGGACGAATATGCGCCCTTGGTCGCGGGCTTGAAAGAAGCGCGACCCTTCCTCGATCTACTCGCCGCCCACCAGGGCCGCGTCGCGCCCACGGGCCTGCACAGCGGCTGGGTGAAGGACACCTATGCCGCATCCAACCCCGACGGCCCTTGGCTCGGCGATCCCGGCTCCCCCAACTACTGCAACGAACTCTGGGCCACCGGCCTGCCCGCGGCCTACGCGGCGGAGCACGCCGCCGTCACCGCCCTCTCCGGCGATGGCGTCCTCGCCCTCAGCGCGAACCAGATCGAGTCGGCACTCGCGGGCGGACTCTACATCGACGGACCCGCCCTCACGCGCCTGAACGATCTGGGCTACGGCGAACTCACCGGCTTCGCCGTGGACAAGGTCGAGCACATCGACTGCATCGAAGAGTTGACCAGCCACGTTCTCAACGGCGACTACGCCGGACGCCGCCGCAACGGCCGTCAGTCCTTCTACAAATCCCCCGCCAGCCTGCTGCGCCCAACCGCTGAAGGGACGATCTCCCTCTCCCGCATCGTGGACTATACCTACAACGAAATCGCCCCATGCTGCACGGGGCTCTTCGAGAACAAGCTTGGCGGCCGCATCTGCGTCGCGGGCTACTACCCCTGGGAACAAATGCAGAACCTCAGCAAGTCCTCTCAGCTCAAAGCCGTCATGCAATGGTTATCGAAAGATACCCTCGCCGCCCACATCGCCTCCTTCCACCGCATCAACCTCTGGGTGCGCGAGACCGCGCCCGACCGATTCGCCATCGCCCTCTTAAACGCCTACGGCGATCCCGCCGAGGCCATCGAAATCATCGTGCGCACCCAACAGCCAACACTGACTTTCTACGACAACCACGGCACCCAGAGCGCCGTCGCCGCAAGCGCAACACAATCAGGAGAGTCCCGTTTCACTCTCCCAACCATCGAGCCCTGGGGCATGGCTTTCTTGAGCATATGATAAGGGATATACAACGGGCATAGACGAGTCTTATGTCATTCACGAAAGTCTGCCGAAGGTTAACCCACCTTCGGTAACCATTCCATCTCAAATGGTCATACAGCTTCGGAGCGTGCCTCGCTGCGCGGGATGACGGTACCTCAGAGCGCACCCAAGGCCCTGCCTGTGCTAAAGTATCGCCGTCATGATCACACCCTCCGCCAACACCCCAACCCCTGCGCCGCAATCCGTCGATCTTGCGGAAATCGTGCGCCGTTTCTGGGGTTATGGGAGCCTTCGTCCTCTCCAGGAAAAGGCCATGGAGTCCGTGATTGCGGGGCGGGACTCCCTGGTGGTGCTGCCCACGGGCGGGGGAAAATCCCTGTGTTATCAGGCGCCCGCCCTGGCGCTGGACGGCATGGCGATTGTCATTTCCCCCCTGATTTCATTGATGAAAGACCAGGTGGACGGCTTGCGCGCCGTGGGGGCTGGCGCGGCCTGCATCAACAGCAGCCTCACCGTTCGGGAGCGGCGCGAGACCCATGAACTGATCCAGGCGGGCCAGGTGAAGCTCCTCTATGTCGCCCCCGAGCGCGTGGTGAAGCCTGACTTCATAGAATACTTGAAGCAGTTGAAGGTGTCCTTTGTCGCCATCGACGAGGCCCACTGCATCAGCCAGTGGGGCCATGATTTTCGGCCGGAATACCGCGCGCTGGAAAGCCTGCGCGGGGCCTTTCCCGAGATCGCCTTCCACGGCTACACCGCCACGGCCACGCCCCAGGTGCGTGCCGATGTGTGCGCGTCCCTCAAGTTGAAGAACCCCGAGATCCTCGTGGCCTCGGCCGACCGGCCCAACCTCGTCTATGCCGCCGAACGCCGCACCGATGAAGTCGCCCAGGTCCTCGAAGTCGTCGAGCGCCACAAAGGCGAATCGGGCGTGATCTACTGCATCACGCGCAAGAAGGTGGAGGAGCTGTGCATGCAGCTCAACGCGAAGGGCCACGCCGCCCTGCCCTACCACGCGGGGATGGATGCCGCCACGCGCCAGAAAAACCAGGAGGCCTTCTCCCGCGAGGGTGCAGAGATTATCGTGGCCACCGTCGCCTTCGGCATGGGCATCGACAAGCCCGACGTGCGTTATGTGGTCCACACGGGCATGCCCAAAACCATCGAGCACTACCAGCAGGAGAGTGGACGCGCCGGGCGCGACGGCCTCGAAGCGGAATGCCGCCTCCTCTATTCCGGCACCGACTTCAGCCTCTGGGAATACCTGCTGAAAGACCAGGACGAAGCGTCGAAGAAGATCGCGCGCGCCAAGCTTAACGACATGTACAACTACTGCACGGGCGTCACCTGCCGACACCGCGTGCTCATGGCCTACTTCGGCGAGAAGATCGAGAAGACCCATTGCGGCGCCTGCGATCTCTGCCTGGGCAACGCGGACATGGTGAAAGACGCCCTCGTCATTGCGCAGAAGATCCTGTCCTGCGTCGTGCGCCTTGGGGACGTCGCCGGACCGAGCTACACCACGCTGATCCTCACGGGCAGCCGCGAGGCCCGCGTGCTGGAAAAGGGCCACGACAAACTGAGCACCTGGGGGCTGCTGCAAGAGCACGACGCGAAGAATATCCGCAACTGGATCGAGCAACTCGCCTCCCAGGGTTACCTCCGCAAGGCGGGGGAGTACAGCATCCTCGAAGTAACAACCAAAGGACGCCTGCTCCTGCGCGGCGAAGAGACGCCCCGACTGCTCAAGCCCGCCGAAGGCCCGCGCGCGCGTTCCCGCGAATCCGCCGCCTCCGCCAAGTCCTGGTCCGGCGTGGACAAGGCCCTCTTCGAGGCCCTCCGCGCCCTGCGCCGCGAAATCGCCCAGGAAAGCGGAATTCCGGCTTTTGCCATTTTCGGCGATGCCGCCCTGCGCGACATGGCGCGGCGAAAGCCGGGGAACAAGAGGGAGTTCCTGCAGGTCAGCGGCGTGGGCGAGAAAAAGTGCGCGGACTACGCCGCCCGCTTTCTGCCTGTCATTCAGCAATACACGGGCGAGAAAAAGTCCGCTGCGAAGACCGAGAAAGCCGCCAAGCCGAACAAAGCCCGCGACGAAGCCTTCGCCCTCTACAAACAGGGCTGGGGCATCGCCGAAGTGGCGGAGCACCTCAACCGCTCCAGTTTCCAGGCGACGATGCTGCTCAAGGAATACATCCGCGCCAACGGCATCACCGATCCCACCGAGTGGGTCGATCCCGTGGTCGCGGAGGATATCGCCTATGCCGTGGAAGAGATCGGCAAGCGTCCCATGGAGGATCTATTCGAGCGCCTCAACCGCGAGGTGGATGTCGAGCTGATCAGCGTCGTCATCGCCTGCCTGGAGAACGAGGGCGTGGTGTAACGTCTGAAATTGAAATAACCTCAAAGGACTCAAATAGAACGATAACAGGCTCACTTTTGTGCTCTTTGAGTTCTTTGAGGTCTATCCCCCTCTTTGTTGTCTGGCTGCTGAGCGGTGGGCCTGTGAAAAAGCTAATTTCGAGGACGCGATCCCGATTTCTTATTCGTGTGGGTTCGTGTCCATTCGTGGTTGAGTTTTCTGCCTGACTTCAGACGACTGAAATATTACGGCCTTTCCTTTTTCCGAGAAATTCCGTGCCCTTCCTTGGTCCCGATCTTATTGACCACGGAATGACACGGAAGTTCACGGAAAAGACCGCGTCTTCCAAAACCCGGT includes:
- the thiH gene encoding 2-iminoacetate synthase ThiH, yielding MSFKPLIEQWPAERLKPLYQEATQADVERALVKDDLDVADLAALLSPAARNFLEPMARKANRLTRWHFGRTISLYAPIYISNLCAADCVYCGFSVRSGNKEKRVTLKPAEIHKECAALAAMGYENILILTGEAPKAVDVEYIAESIAIAREYFSGVSVEIYAVDEPDYQRFVEAGLEGVTLYMETYHRPTYEQVHLEGQKSIYDYRLDATERAGNAGVRKLSIGALLGLHQWQEELLWVGLHARHLQKQCWQSAISISFPRILHMPERFQVRDFVSDADLVQGMLAMRLFLPEVGFNLSTREAPSFRDKLIPLGVTHMSAGSSTRPGGYATRGVEVLEQFEIEDTRPPAEVIEVIRAAGYDPVWKDFDRAFDHA
- the rmuC gene encoding DNA recombination protein RmuC, encoding MELWHLFAGVAGGALVGGVFAWLLVRAQSQAREAVLSGQQDRAQGAAEERIRQLEKYLGQLQHNAEQGRRSLEQYQEALQTARARLAASLERNTRVPELEAQLANATAEYRMLREENSTHKSRISELCTLLDDERRAADEKFAMLEEAKSHFRDAFSSLSAEALKTNNQSFLQLARENLAQFQEKAQGDLTTRQNAIGDLVKPLKESLEQVNARINAVEKDRASAYAQLTEQVKVLAAGHGQLQAETANLVKALRAPQSRGRWGEIQLKRVVEMAGMVAWCDFVEQESQGTEQGRQRPDMVIKLPNNKRIVVDAKVPLKAYLDGLEMADEAGRALCVKEHARHVAAHVQQLGAKAYWSQFEQSPEFVVLFLPGEHFFGAALEQQPDLIERGVAHKVIIATPTTLIALLQAVAFGWRQEQLAENAQAISELGQQLYERLRTLTEHFHELRKGLDRANNAYNKAAGAFESRVLVSARKFKELGAAKGGDIPELEGVEQGPKRLVDDAS
- the recQ gene encoding DNA helicase RecQ — protein: MITPSANTPTPAPQSVDLAEIVRRFWGYGSLRPLQEKAMESVIAGRDSLVVLPTGGGKSLCYQAPALALDGMAIVISPLISLMKDQVDGLRAVGAGAACINSSLTVRERRETHELIQAGQVKLLYVAPERVVKPDFIEYLKQLKVSFVAIDEAHCISQWGHDFRPEYRALESLRGAFPEIAFHGYTATATPQVRADVCASLKLKNPEILVASADRPNLVYAAERRTDEVAQVLEVVERHKGESGVIYCITRKKVEELCMQLNAKGHAALPYHAGMDAATRQKNQEAFSREGAEIIVATVAFGMGIDKPDVRYVVHTGMPKTIEHYQQESGRAGRDGLEAECRLLYSGTDFSLWEYLLKDQDEASKKIARAKLNDMYNYCTGVTCRHRVLMAYFGEKIEKTHCGACDLCLGNADMVKDALVIAQKILSCVVRLGDVAGPSYTTLILTGSREARVLEKGHDKLSTWGLLQEHDAKNIRNWIEQLASQGYLRKAGEYSILEVTTKGRLLLRGEETPRLLKPAEGPRARSRESAASAKSWSGVDKALFEALRALRREIAQESGIPAFAIFGDAALRDMARRKPGNKREFLQVSGVGEKKCADYAARFLPVIQQYTGEKKSAAKTEKAAKPNKARDEAFALYKQGWGIAEVAEHLNRSSFQATMLLKEYIRANGITDPTEWVDPVVAEDIAYAVEEIGKRPMEDLFERLNREVDVELISVVIACLENEGVV